From the Labrus mixtus chromosome 17, fLabMix1.1, whole genome shotgun sequence genome, one window contains:
- the LOC132992448 gene encoding uncharacterized protein LOC132992448, translating into MATDLTQDSVLQFLRSGGGSVKNADLLLHFRNFIRDNPDRDRLRDLFKKYVNTLATVQQLDGVSYVVLRRKFKGRVPGGGDGGSSGPPPLSPGMKGEPSPGNARVSPAVSAEKPRQKPQLSEVTASAPTGVTATKTILPAAGIMLNNNNNVETNLKLKQQPEINKAVYYVAPAAGQTPRSLQPSGPEQSSKIGQNMGFGPAFPVITPVISTVRHQGETRQQIPVKEPLRGREAEPKTPNFSEPNAHDWSSKVGQQKAGFGPLDPRIKPVTSTVRHHQETIPVLEPLRGREPERGLHEEPPTHREPPLLQQPPLQQKRLLHQEPHHHQGPPLHQGPPLHQGPPLHQEPPLHQGPPPQQKHLLHQEPPLHQGPPLHQEPPLHQGPPQHQGPPPQQKRLLHQKPPLHQGPPLHQEPPLHQGPPQHQGPPPQQKRLLHQEPPLHQGPPQHQGPPPQQKRLLHQEPPLHQGPPLHQGPPLHQEPPLHQGPPPQQKRLLHQEPPLHQGPPLHQGPPPQQVNLNAEVIRRHHRHRKSYKSAVSYDEDEADEEEEEVPVRRCSAGGEWPLSVPLGDTARAFSASSPCIIDVPSIVSSSSSDKTLPKIYIQDVEEEKLPPRGGPGWSMDSGAGPRGQWSGPALENETTRRSLPLESDRYMPSPGMAPHYNIDADRHFSQPAAVQLQQRQGAEQSHKGSLSSSTSIIYSPSSDSGLSIRDWPMSSSPRGSGWNSSLEDLHVRTGNTRGDSQIQEVLQRSPSALYGVSKIQAPWHHSAGHLHDDQEPKANFSHFYRSNDQLHDNQQSAARVMPKHLSTGDLYDDDHHHQEAELSVGSTSSPPVQQHSGVPRRLSSHLRSRMCRSMGADLDQLMQEEMRGGGGGGGSEAARLNRLHMISSSLSLHYDVSSSSLSSCSTPPRSHSLANLTEGMEGRKSLPISSSTAPPEGSSRQSQIPLESREHDWLVKGAAGAWPDIYSLFRDDSSLLNRRDFISGFTVLHWIAKHGDHRVLNTLWYGVQKAGLSFDINARSTCGHTPLHIAAMHGHKNIMRLLVSKFGANLKLRDTAGKKPWQYLSRTSTHEVFQLLGAPPRAALGGGDVEGGGGGGGGVKRVESMWKHGKHQRRRQKHHLSSASSAGRPLDISAKVKRSSSIAAFLKHKSLRHFHGHQSDSSI; encoded by the exons ATGGCCACAGATTTGACCCAGGACTCGGTGCTTCAGTTCCTCCGGAGCGGCGGGGGCTCGGTGAAAAACGCGGACCTGCTTCTGCACTTTAGAAACTTTATCCGGGATAATCCGGACCGGGACCGTCTTCGGGATCTCTTTAAAAAGTATGTCAACACCTTGGCCACGGTCCAGCAGCTCGACGGCGTCTCCTATGTGGTTCTCAGGAGGAAATTCAAAGGAAGAGTCCCGGGCGGAGGGGACGGGGGCTCCTCCGGGCCTCCGCCGCTCTCCCCCGGGATGAAGGGAGAGCCTTCCCCGGGTAACGCGCGTGTGAGCCCGGCTGTCAGCGCGGAGAAGCCTCGGCAGAAACCTCAGCTTAGTGAGGTAACAGCCTCCGCGCCGACGGGAGTAACCGCCACGAAAACAATCCTACCTGCAGCTGGGATCAtgctgaacaacaacaacaatgtggaaactaatttaaaactaaaacagCAACCGGAAATCAACAAAGCAGTTTATTATGTTGcaccagcagcaggtcagaCCCCCAGGAGTTTACAGCCTTCTGGCCCAGAACAGAGCTCTAAAATCGGACAGAATATGGGGTTTGGCCCTGCGTTTCCTGTGATTACACCTGTGATCTCTACAGTCAGACATCAGGGAGAAACCAGACAGCAAATACCGGTCAAAGAACctctcagagggagagaggcagaacCAAAGACCCCCAACTTCTCAGAGCCTAATGCCCATGATTGGAGCAGTAAAGTGGGGCAACAGAAGGCTGGTTTTGGCCCCCTAGATCCTAGGATAAAACCTGTAACTTCTACAGTCAGACATCACCAAGAAACTATCCCTGTACTAGAACCTCTCAGAGGGAGGGAGCCTGAAAGAGGTCTTCATGAGGAGCCCCCAACTCATCGAgaacctcctctccttcagcaGCCTCCTCTTCAACAGAAGCGTCTTCTTCATCAGGagcctcatcatcatcaggggcctcctcttcatcaggggcctcctcttcatcaggggcctcctcttcatcaggagcctcctcttcatcaggggCCTCCTCCTCAACAGAAGCATCTTCTTCATCAGgagcctcctcttcatcaggggcctcctcttcatcaggagcctcctcttcatcaggggCCTCCTCAACATCAGGGGCCTCCCCCTCAACAGAAGCGTCTTCTTCATCAGaagcctcctcttcatcaggggcctcctcttcatcaggagcctcctcttcatcaggggCCTCCTCAACATCAGGGGCCTCCTCCTCAACAGAAGCGTCTTCTTCATCAGgagcctcctcttcatcaggggCCTCCTCAACATCAGGGGCCTCCTCCTCAACAGAAGCGTCTTCTTCATCAGgagcctcctcttcatcaggggcctcctcttcatcaggggcctcctcttcatcaggagcctcctcttcatcaggggCCTCCTCCTCAACAGAAGCGTCTTCTTCATCAGgagcctcctcttcatcaggggcctcctcttcatcaggggCCTCCTCCTCAACAGGTCAATCTTAACGCTGAGGTCATCCGACGCcaccacagacacagaaagagctACAAATCTGCTGTATCTTATGACGAAGATGAGGCGgacgaggaagaagaggaggtacCAGTTAGGCGATGTTCAGCAGGAGGAGAGTGGCCCCTGAGCGTTCCTCTGGGGGACACGGCCAGGGCCTTCTCCGCCTCTTCACCGTGCATCATAGACGTTCCTTCtatcgtctcctcctcttcatcagatAAAACGCTCCCAAAGATTTACATCCAGGATGTGGAGGAGGAAAAGCTGCCCCCTAGAGGAGGCCCAGGCTGGAGCATGGACTCAGGGGCGGGGCCGAGAGGACAGTGGTCGGGGCCGGCTCTGGAGAATGAGACCACCAGACGCAGCTTGCCCCTGGAATCAGATCGCTATATGCCGTCACCTGGGATGGCGCCACACTACAATATTGACGCAGACCGCCATTTCTcgcagcctgcagcagtgcaGCTGCAACAGCGTCAGGGGGCGGAGCAAAGCCACAAAGGGTCATTGTCATCGAGCACTAGCATTATCTACTCGCCCTCATCTGACTCAGGCCTCTCCATTAGAGACTGGCCAATGTCTAGCTCCCCCAGAGGATCGGGGTGGAACAGCAGCTTAGAGGATCTACATGTAAGAACAG GCAACACCAGGGGTGATTCTCAAATCCAGGAAGTTCTCCAGCGTTCTCCTTCAGCGTTATATGGCGTCAGTAAAATTCAGGCACCCTGGCATCACTCTGCAGGACATCTCCATGACGACCAGGAACCCAAAGCTAATTTCTCCCATTTCTATCGCTCCAATGATCAACTTCATGACAACCAGCAGTCTGCAGCCCGTGTGATGCCGAAGCACCTCTCCACAG GTGATCTCTACGACGACGACCACCACCACCAAGAGGCGGAGTTAAGCGTTGGCTCCACCTCTTCACCCCCCGTGCAGCAGCACTCGGGGGTCCCCAGGCGGCTCAGCAGCCATCTGAGGAGCCGGATGTGCCGCAGCATGGGGGCCGACCTCGACCAGCTCATGCAGGAGGAGAtgcggggaggaggagggggtggaggcAGTGAGGCGGCTCGTCTGAACCGCCTCCACATGATCTCCTCCTCGCTCAGCCTTCATTACGACGTGTCCTCGTCCTCGCTGTCGTCCTGTTCCACGCCGCCTCGCAGCCACAGCCTCGCCAACCTGACAGAAGGGATGGAGGGGAGAAAGAGCCTCCCCATTTCCTCCTCGACTGCTCCACCTGAAGGCTCCAGTAGACAG TCACAGATTCCTCTGGAGTCCAGGGAGCACGACTGGTTGGTGAAGGGGGCGGCGGGGGCGTGGCCTGACATCTACTCTCTGTTTAGAGACGACTCGTCTCTGCTCAACAGACGAGACTTCATCTCCGGCTTCACCGTGCTGCACTGGATCGCCAAACACGGAGATCACAGAGTTCTCAACACGTTATG GTATGGAGTCCAAAAGGCAGGTTTGTCTTTCGACATAAACGCCAGGTCCACATGTGGCCACACCCCTCTCCACATCGCCGCCATGCACGGCCACAAGAACATCATGCGCCTGCTGGTCAGCAAGTTCGGCGCCAACTTGAAGCTGAGGGACACGGCGGGAAAGAAGCCCTGGCAGTACTTGAGCCGCACGTCGACACACGAAGTCTTCCAGCTGCTGGGAGCTCCACCGCGGGCCGCTTTGGGTGGAGGAGAcgtagaaggaggaggaggaggaggaggaggagtcaagAGGGTGGAGTCTATGTGGAAGCATGGGAAGCACCAGCGTCGACGGCAGAAGCAtcacctctcctctgcttcctcaGCAGGGAGGCCTCTGGACATCTCAGCCAAGGTCAAAAGGTCGTCGTCCATCGCTGCGTTCCTCAAACACAAGTCGCTGCGACACTTTCACGGACATCAGTCGGACTCGTCCATTTAA
- the ccni gene encoding cyclin-I, whose translation MKFIDPWGRQRLSFLLEKAASREAKMWRGYVQKKPSSQDTDISPAQRDEAVRWLTELHGRLQLYPETLVLAVSILDRFLAPIKARPKYLRCIAIASFFLAAKTCEEDECVPSLKELVDSSSCGCSSAEILRMERLILDKLNWDLHTATALDFLHIFHAMVLSCRSGFLDSMLGLNRSQHLSMLTRRLYQCLSDHTLIQLRGSMLALALITLELETCCPDWLALTIDLLNKAQIDSSELIRSRELVARSLSTPKASLPPNTVYIYQPLQSPTTLQPPDQDPTLLCCILGIRNSTAESSRDHALVTAVPQEQITPGSSTDIPALLSPPKNLRHLNHLQKVTLRCKSSSKRKVEEMEVDDFFDGIKRLYNEDITTAAVQEVATPATGAIATGCGEGEGGGLGVCSVLLSRQEGSCSPCPPLQPVSAS comes from the exons ATGAAGTTCATCGACCCCTGGGGACGCCAGAGGCTGTCTTTTCTTCTGGAAAAGGCCGCCTCTAGGGAAGCCAAGATGTGGAGGGGCTACGTGCAAAAGAAACCCTCCTCACAG gatACAGACATCTCCCCGGCCCAGCGGGACGAGGCCGTGCGCTGGTTGACGGAGCTCCACGGCAGGCTGCAGCTGTACCCAGAGACCCTGgtgttagctgttagcatcCTGGACCGCTTCCTCGCTCCCATCAag GCCCGTCCAAAGTACCTCCGCTGCATCGCCATCGCCTCCTTCTTCCTGGCTGCCAAGACCTGTGAGGAAGATgag tgtgtgccCTCTCTGAAGGAGCTGGTTGACTccagcagctgtggctgttcTTCTGCAGAGATCCTGAGGATGGAGCGTCTCATCCTGGACAAACTGAACTGGGATCTGCACACCGCCACAGCACTGGACTTCCTGCACATT TTCCATGCGATGGTGTTGTCGTGTCGTTCTGGGTTTTTGGACTCCATGTTGGGACTGAACCGCTCTCAGCACCTCTCCATGCTCACACGACGGCTCTACCAGTGTCTGTCCGAccacacactcatacag CTGAGAGGATCTATGCTGGCCTTGGCCCTCATCACACTGGAGCTGGAGACCTGCTGTCCTGACTGGCTGGCTCTCACCATCGACCTGCTGAATAAGGCACAG ATCGACAGCTCTGAGTTGATTCGAAGCCGAGAGCTGGTGGCTCGTAGTCTGTCCACACCAAAGGCTTCCCTGCCTCCAAACACTGTCTACATCTACCAACCCCTGCAGAGCCCGACCACCCTGCAGCCTCCGGACCAGGACCCCACACTCCTCTGCTGCATACTGG GGATCAGGAACTCCACCGCCGAGTCTTCCAGGGACCACGCCCTCGTCACCGCTGTTCCTCAGGAGCAAATAACACCTGGCTCCTCCACTGACATCCCAGCGCTGCTCTCTCCACCCAAAAACCTCCGCCATCTTAACCACCTGCAGAAGGTCACACTGCGCTGCAAATCCTCCTCCAAACGCAAG gtggaggagatggaggtaGATGACTTCTTCGACGGCATCAAACGACTTTACAATGAAGACATTACCACCGCAGCCGTCCAGGAGGTGGCGACACCTGCAACGGGGGCGATAGCAACAGGatgtggagaaggagaaggaggaggtctGGGTGTCTGCAGTGTCCTGTTGTCCAGACAGGAAGGCAGCTGTTCCCCCTGCCCGcctctgcagccagtcagtgCCTCCTAG